The nucleotide sequence caaatcaaaaagaaatttgttaagtttctctgatatatatcataatgaatatgattatcagtcaatgatagcagaaaatgagaaatatctatgtagcaccgaaaagcgcttatgattaaaagcgcatatgatgaaaagcgcatatgatgaaaagcgcagcgcatatgattaaaagcgcatatatgaTGAAAAAAGTGCAGCACATattattaaaagcgcatatggtaaaaatgatatatgatgaaaagcgcatatggtgattaatgaaaagaacatatggtgattaatgaaaagcacatttggtgattaatgaaaagcacatatagtgattaatgaaaagtatattgtgaaaaggaatcacaaatgtttcttgaaagaattcaatgtGAGATATGTGGataaattcatccaccatgtggaccatttagacatTTCATGTTATGATAGATGCatttagtagatggtctcatgtttgtctattatcaagtagtAAAATTTCATTTGCATAGTTTCTTGCACaaaattacaccattaaaagggtgcaaattgataatgctgatgagttaatatctcaagcatttaatgttattatatttctatagggattgttgttgaacatcctattGCTCATGTAcatacaaaattggtttagctgaatcaataattaaatgcttgcagctaatagctagaccattgaaaaTAAATACCGAACTCTCAATAGTTATAtggggacatgcaaatttacatgtGCGACATTAATTCATATTAGacgaagtgcaagtcataaatattctccccgaCAACTTGATTTTGGCTGAGAGCCAAACTTTTCCCAACATTAGAACATTTGGTTATGTAGTGTATGCTCTAGTTGCACccccacaacgcactaaaataagccctcaaaggaggatggggatatatattggatatgaaacatcttcaattataagatatattgaacccatgacggatgatgtttttacagcacgttctgCTGATTGTCTTTTTAATGAAAAATtggtccctagattagggggagaaatgaaaacaataaataaaatgatgcttcatgatgtgaacatcaattaaggtatattgaactcgcacaaaagaatgcgaaacgaaagttcaaaaatattgcatgcgcaagaacttgcgaataaattgcctgatacatttacagatacaaaaaagtgactaaatcatatataccagcactaAATGctccagctagaattgaaatttcaaaagctggcaataatgtcactcatgagtctttgccacgtctgaaacgtgggagaccaattagtTTCAAAGATAAAAATActcgaaaaggaaaatcagctgataatgaggtaaaagaaagtgttcaagaagaaccacaaatcaatactccttctgcagaggagattgatgatgtcaatacggaattttcaatcaattatgcacattcaaaaaatattatggaaccgaaatgaaatgaaaaatcttgatgagatattttcatataatgttgcatatgacatcatgaatgatgatgatgatccaaaaccaaaatttgtcatggaatatcaaaatagacatgattggaatCAATGGAAAGAAACAATGCGATctaaatttgaatcgctcaataaaagaaacgTTTTCGGATAAATAGTTATCACTTTTAaaaatgtgaaacgtatgggatacaaataaattttaattcgaaaaggaaatgagaaaaaataaagttacaaggtaaagctagacttgtaactcaagacttctctcaaagaccagaaattgattatgagaaaacttatTCTCCAATTATGGATGAAATTACTTAATCAGCCTGACAGTTTCTAAAGATTTAGAAATGCATCTAATGGATGTTATTaatacttatttaaatgaatcacttgatagtgatatatacatgaatatacatgaagggtttaaggtatcagaagcatctaatgcaaaacacaaggaaatgtattccattaaatcacaaagatttttatatgggttgataaaatggtataaccgattaagtgattacttgataagaaaaaggttatacaaataatcttatttgcacatgtgttcttattaagaaaacaatgtccggatatgtgattgtaagttgtttatgtctataatcttaacatcataggtacaaataaagagatccatgaagccattcaacttctaaaaaaaaaaagaatttaaaatgaaagatctcgaaaaaaccaagtattagtttgcatattgagcatatgcctaatggtttatttgtacatcaaacaacttatatagaaaatattttaaAACGTTTTCAGTATGGACAAGGCAAAAAGTACTCCTatagttgttagatcacttaatgttgacactgatctatttcatccccgtgaagatcatgaagatcttaacggatcagaagttccatatcttagtgcaattggatctcttatgtatcttacaaattgtacaagacctgatatttcttttgcagttaatttgttggcaaggttcagctcagctcctaccaaaagacattggaatgggatcaaacacatatttcgatacctttgaGGAACTaccgatttaggattattttattctaacgaatcaaaacaagatttagttggttatgcagatgcatgttatttatctgatccacataaagctaaatctcaaaatggatatttaTTCCTAAATAGAGGTACCGCGATATCATGGTGTTCTAAAAAACAaaaacttgttgcaacatcatcaaatcatgccgaagtgattacattacatgaagctactcgaaaatatttttggttgagatcaatgacacaactcattactgattcttgtggactagaacgcgataaaagtccaacaactatctatgaagataatgcagcttacatagcacagatgaaagaagggtatatcaaaagtgaccgaacaaaacacatacctcctagatttttctcatacactcaagatctcattaaggacaacaagattgaaatgagatatgttcaatccagcaaaaactctgctgatcttttcaccaaagcactcccaactACTATttccagaacacacgttcacaatattggcaggaggcatgttcaaaagatgtaacagctcagcaatgtctacttAAGGGGAgataactctatactgcactcttttttccttagctaaagtttttttccactgggttttctttagcaaggtttttaacgaggcagtactagttgttcgctactaaaattgtcatccaagggggagtgttataatgcaTCAATTATTGAAGATTGCTAACAATCAATTATTGAAGGTggctaacaattttatttaattcaCAAAAGTCAAATATGTAACACTCTTAATGTAGTATAAATATGGATCAATATGTGCAAGATAAACACACCAAGAGTTTGAATATACTCATTACTTCCTCTCTTCCTCTTATTGTTTCTTACAACAATAAAAACATAGGTCACTAAAGGTAGTTTTAAACTACTAATTTAcaaaaaaaactattttttttctttttattcatATTTATGCGCTCTGATCGTGTTATTACATTATTGTTTCTGATCGTATTATTATATTATAGTTTCTGAACATTTATTCAAGTTCTAAGAGGTATATATGAGTGGCAGAATTTAACATAAATCTGTGCTCGTTCTGTTAGTGACAAAAATGTACTCATTCTGTCAATGACGAATTCAGGATCAAAATTTAATGGAGTCCATTAGGTACGTGTTTTTTTATTGTCATCCTTACAtctaacacgaatatatacaaATATGTTCATCATTGGACCTTTTTTTTAACGGCATTCATAATTGGACTTGAACTCACAATTTCTTAGTTTGAGAAGTTCACTCGATACCGCATTTGTTTATACAACGAGCCTAAAAACGTATGCCCGTTGTTCTTCACtctaaactttaaacattgttttaGTAGTAGAATAACACGAGCATTGTGGTGGGAAGTTATGTTCAACAATAAATGGTAACACGTGCATTGCATATCGAAATTTGGTACAACGTTTTCTTCAATTGAAAAataatagaaaatataattatatatattttatatattcttTATAAATTGTTAAAACTAATGCATGAATTTATAATTTAAATGATACCATCGATATACATaaataaacaaaatataaaattaaaataccatctttatcaacaaATCTTTATCAACAAATTTTAAAACTATACCCATTTGTTCTCTTTTACTTTCATCTCGTGCCTCGTCAACCATAACACAAAAGTAAGAGTTACCCACTTCATTTCGAATATGCTTACGAACCTTGTTTGCAACAATACTCAAAATTTCTTTTTGAATATCACCTGAGGTAAACTTAGAATTATAAGGAGCATTCTCTAATACCACATTGGAAACTTCATCATTGTACGAGGCCAAGAGTTTTAACAACTCAATAAAATTACCTCGATTCTTTGAGTTAGAAGTTTCATCACGCCCTCGAAAAGCACAAGCTTGGAACGTTAACCAATGAACTACATCCACTGAAGCTTTCAACCGTAAACGATTCTTCAAGGCTTCCTCTGCACTTTTCTTTTCAATGACATGTTCAATGTGTATATCCTGGTTTAACAGATTCTCACAAAATAGAACTGCATCTCTATGTTGTGAACAACTGATATGTTTTAGAAATGCACAATGTTTACCATCATTAACTCTTTTCCAATTGTTGAATCCTTTAACTGTAAAAGCATCCGTGCCATATCGAACATTTGGTTTGTCACTAAATATGAAACAAGGAAAGCAATACACAGAATCTGTTGTCGGAGAATACTCTAACCAATTCTTGAACTTACTGAACCAAGAGTATTGGAATCTACGTTTATGTTTCTCTGGATCTTTACCGGGATACTCTGTCAAATGGACTTGAAAAGGTCCGCAACTCAAATATTTAAGTCTTACTTGTTCTTTCTGATTAGCTGGGTAGTCCCATATATGTGGTCGTTTTCCGAAATCTCTTTCTAACAATTAGAATTTACTTCTACATTATTTGGCTTTGACTTTGAAGTTTCAGCAGGACATTCATTTGGTTGATTATGATGTTCATCTTCCTGCTCATCCGTGGAAACTTTAGAATGTTTTGCCTCTATGTTTTCATTATCTGCTATGTCACTAGATTGTCTCTTAAAAAAAAAGAAGTGATTTTTTTTGGTTGTGCATTCTTAGCTCCTACAAAAAGATTGAAAAAGGGTTACATTGTTAACTGATACTAAATTATCCCTTAGTTGCTAAATTAAAACAAAATATGCATCTGATTTACTatcaactttagttaacaaaataatatataatatattgcaAATTTACAATACACATAAGGAAAAGGAATACACaaatttagaaattgaatcaacCGATACTGACGCAATCATATAATGAcgaataataatatgttatatgtataactaatattaataataattgataaattgataaatattagtaAATAATTGTAAAGTACCTTTCATAGTCATAGATGACTTGATGCAGCAAGTTGTCGTTGAGAATCGAAGACGATAGCAAGAAGACGAATAGGTTTTTTAATTTACTcagtaatatttaattaattacctATTGGGTTAATCGTATACATGTAAATACGATGAAAGTTTGGCAGAGTATCCCGGTATGCTTTTTTTAAGCTCAAAAGGCCTAATGAAAAAAGAAGTAGAAACATGTAAAGACCACAAATAAACCGTATACTAGTGAGGCTAGTCTCTTGTAATTTTTAATCGGTGGGGCCAATATTTCACCTTTCCAAAGTTTTAATTAACATATATACTTTCACTTTTTTTCCAAAGTTTTAGTTAACAAGTtcagtcgcccaaaagagtcataccaaacttagatgaaaacctcacaaatcccagtgtgtaaccgcgtaatattgagaaaccgcaccttggaaaggtgtaatccattttgggaaatcgagaaaggctatatccgcaatatcgaaccttttgaaaccttggggcgtattggaaccgcttcctatcgtttagaacttccgactcaattaagtttccgtttaccctacatttcgtgtaacaaacttagaaacgtgtcctgcggaacaggaacgtgcaatccttctagatgcaccaactattgatgacaaactcctcctcataggaaaaaccggctgaacttgtggatcgtaaaaccaagccctaatacaacgtaacaccccgactatccggattcgtggaatgtccaagaaagtaccttcaatcattcgtagagttactacactaggtctcgagtaagagacatcgattattacttccaactaaatttcgggacgaaatttcttttgaggtgtggataatgtaacatcccgcgtttttccgttaaatttattttaacaccgtcttttttttttaaataatatctttcgtcatttaatttggcatctttcgttaactaacgttcataatatcctcgttatttaattataacgtcacccgtttactcgagcgtttaaatattcgtttggttatttcccgcacccgctttgaaactagagggaccaaacttgcaaagaggccaaagatttgactagatcaactagtcaaaccttcaacctcctcctctcattcatctctctctttctccttttgatacttccaaatcctctcaactttctaacataaattcatcatctaaatccggattagggagctagcaaccaaataaattacatattcttgatcctctcatcatcctcttcgatttgatgctaactacttcgattttgggtaacatttctaaaacactagatttctttaaatttgtgttcttgacttaaaagtgtgttaattagtgtctatggctcattgtgatgtcgtgtatgtaatttgtatgctcgatttgttgtttttggtgtaactagcttgaatatgaaaattgcttgcttaatctttgattttggatgattaaaagttgtttaattgttaaagttcatgtattaaatgtgttactagcatcattagcttcaaattgatgtgtaggttgattaagaaaacttcaaaaacatgattattgattttgagatgtttgactagggtttgatagttcttgacatgaatttttggatgcttgaatgtcatggaatgttaattgttagtgtttagtagtaatgtatgcttcattaccttcaaaacggcatatcatatgtgtgaattggtttcccgaaactcaaaatgcaattgatgaacttgaaactttgaaaatggacttttattgttcgcttgatgagttttcggctattgtaaatgatgttattgttggaccataagtgcttagttgtattcctcatcaaaatacctttccaacgatatatgataggcattataagtgtttgcgggtcaagagttgggttggaaaaggttttggttcgtgcatactttgaaaaactgaccagaattctctgcccagatggtggcgcggcgcgccccatccccgcgcggcgcgcggattggcctggtcagattctgacctctttgtcccatttcacgtgaaatgtttgactagctaccgacctccgattcacatgaaacttgttctaatatacttgtatatgaataattagcatagaaaaatagtccgggacccgacccgaacatgttgactttttcgttgactttgacctgaccaagtttgacttttttgtcaaacttaaccaattaattatgcaatct is from Rutidosis leptorrhynchoides isolate AG116_Rl617_1_P2 chromosome 10, CSIRO_AGI_Rlap_v1, whole genome shotgun sequence and encodes:
- the LOC139870927 gene encoding uncharacterized protein; this translates as MARMLLQLKDSTIGKELMMDIHIEHVIEKKSAEEALKNRLRLKASVDVVHWLTFQACAFRGRDETSNSKNRGNFIELLKLLASYNDEVSNVVLENAPYNSKFTSGDIQKEILSIVANKVRKHIRNEVGNSYFCVMVDEARDESKREQMGIVLKFVDKDLLIKMVF